The genomic DNA GCTCTGGACGAGCAACAGGCTTAGACACTAATTGAATGTCTGGCTTTTTCTCTGCACCAATACCTGTCGCAACAACGGTTACTCGCAATTCGTCACTCATTTCTGGATCAATAACAGCACCCACAACAACAGTTGCATTCTCAGATGCATAGGCTTTAACGTGATTACCCACAGTTTCAAGCTCTTCAATGGTGATATCCATACCGGCGGTAATGTTCACTAACACACCGCGAGCACCTGCTAAATCGATATCTTCAAGTAATGGGCTGGCAACAGCTGCTTCTGCAGCTTCTTCAGCGCGATCATCACCACGAGCAACACCGGTACCCATCATGGCATTACCCATTTCAGACATAACGGTTTTCACATCGGCGAAATCGACGTTGATAAGACCTGGGCGAGTAATTAGCTCTGCGATGCCTTGAACGGCACCAAGCAATACGTTGTTAGCAGCAGCAAAGGCATCAAGTAGTGATGTGCCACGGCCAAGTACTTTTAATAACTTTTCGTTTGGAATCGTAATTAAAGAGTCAACATGTTTTGCTAATTCTGCAATACCAAGTTCAGCGTAGGCCATACGCTTTTTCCCTTCGAATGGGAAAGGCTTAGTCACTACTGCAACCGTTAGAATACCTTCTTCGCGAGCAATTTCTGCCACGACTGGAGCAGCACCAGTACCGGTACCACCACCCATACCGGCTGCGATAAAGATCATATCAGATCCTTTAATCGCCGCACGAATATTCTCGCGGTCTTCTTCAGCGGCTTGACGACCGACATCTGGGTTTGCACCCGCACCGAGCCCTTTGGTCACGTCGCGACCAAGCTGAATAGTTGAACCCGCACTTGATTTACGCAGTGCTTGTGCATCTGTATTTGTGACGATAAATTCAACACCTTCGATGCTGTGCTTTACCATATGTTCGACAGCATTTCCGCCGCCGCCACCGACGCCGATGACTTTAATCACCGCTTCGTCTGAATGTGTATCCATGATCTCAAACATTGTCTGATCTCCGATTGTCTGCGTTATTAAAATTCACCTTTAAACCAACTTTTGACCCGATTCAAAAAGCTGGTAACCCCTTGTCGCTCAGGTCGTTCGAACTGACGTTCGATAACTCGCCTTGCTCCATAATGAAGCAACCCTATTCCTGTCGAATAAATAGGTTGATCCACATATTCGTATAATCCTTTTACTGGTAGCGGTGATGCGACACGAACTGGCATGCCAAAGGTTGCTTCAGCAATTTCAACGGCACCCGATATCGAGGACGTTCCCCCAGTAAGCACAATCCCTGCTGCAATTTGATCTTCTAAACCGCTATCTTGTAACTGCTTGAGAACAAGCTCAAACAGCTCTTGGTATCTTGGCTCTACCACTTCTGCCAGAGTATGTCGTGACATGCTGCGTGAAGGACGACCACCCACCGATGGCACTTCAATACTGTCTTCACGACTTACCGTTGAACTTCTGGCACTAGCAAACTGCACTTTAATTTGTTCTGCATGGGTTAACGGTGTTCTGAATATCTTGGCGATGTCACTGGTGACTTGATTACCCGCGACAGGGATCACCGCACAATGACGTAATGCGCCGTTGGTATATACAGCAATATCGGTCGTTCCACCACCAATATCGACAATGCAGACACCTAAATCTTTCTCATCATTTGTGAGTACTGAATCCGCTGAGGCAATACCCGAAAACACGAGGTCATCCACTTTTAAGCCACATCGTTCAACACTTTTAGTAATGTTCTTTGCCATGTCATTGGCACACGTCACAATGTGAGCTTTGGCTTCCATACGCATGCCCGACATTCCAATTGGGCTCTTAATCCCGTCTTGAACATCGATAGAATATTCTTGCGGTAGTACATGCAAGATACGACGTTCTGTCGGGATCTTAACCGAGCGCGCAGTATGGATGACATTATCAACGTCTTCTTGAGTCACTTCTTCGTCGTTAATCGACACCATGCCGTTTTCATTTTGGCAGGCAATATGTTTACCCGAAATACTTAAGTACACCGATGACACCTGGCAATCCGCCATTAACTCAGCTTGATCTAACGCTCGTTGTACACTACGTACAATTGAGTCGAGATCATTTACACCGCCTTTATCCATGCCACGAGAAGGATGATTACCTAAACCAATGACACTAATCTCACCATCAGGTAATACTTCGCCAATGATCACTGCGACCTTGGATGTCCCTATATCTAACCCCACGATGAGGTTTCTTTCCTGATTTTTGGTCATTTATTGTCGACTCTCTGTTTTGAATCATCCCAACCTACGGCGAAACCGGTATCGTAACGTAAATCAACGGTCGCAACGGGTTTATTACTTTGCTTCAAAGTAGGATACACATTAATAAAACGTTGTATCCGTGACATTTTATCTTCTCGCCCAAGCTCAATTTCAATTCCATTTGCTAGTACGGCATGCCAGGCATGGCGTGGGCTTAAGCGTAAACTAGCCAACTTAAACTCGTTTATTGTCAATAAATCATCTAACTGCTGATAACTGGTCAAGACTTCTATTTCAGTCCCTTCTGGGCCAGATAACTTGGGTAGAGCATCATGTTCGGGATGCGCTAGCGCATCAAATATCTCACCGTTAATATTGAGCCACGACACTTCATTCCAATGCGCTACAGCTTGTTGCTCTTGCAAGGTGACCTTAAACTTTGCCGGCCATTCTCGTCTCACTGATGCATGATAAACCCAAGGCAAAGCCTCTAATGCTTTTTGTACATCCACGACATCGGCGTTAAAAAAACTACTTTGCATTAATGACTGCAATGCGTTTTTAATTTCGTCATCGGTGGTATAAATTCGCTCGCCTTTAATAGCAACCGCTTCAATTGGCAGTGTATCTGCATCATTTAACAGATCGTGTAGTTGCACACCGCCCCAGACTACGGTGCCAAGCACACTGCATAAAAACACTACACCAGTGCAAAAATACCAATTAACACGAGCCAGTTTATGTTTTAGTTGCCGCCCTTTATCGCTCCACGACACCTTAAATCCGCCTCTGACGTTGTTCTGACATTAGCCGCAAAAGATCGGTCATTATATAGGCCAATTTAGAAGGATTAAAGCCCGATTTTCACACTCAATAATGGGTGAGAAATCAATCACTTTATTGACCTTCTGCAGGCACTTTACAACCCAGATTATTCTGGGCTAATTCTTTCGATAAGCTACCAATATTACCTGCGCCTTGAGTCAGAAATAAATCCCCATGTTGCAATACATCAGATAATACTGACGCAAGTTGATCTGGGCTGGCGATAAAAATAGGGTCTAATTGGCCACGTAGTCGAATTGAACGGCACAATGAGCGCCCATCGGCACCGGGTATTGGCGCTTCACCTGCTGCATAAACATCTAATAACAATAAACAATCTACTTGTGATAATACGTCAACAAAATCTTCATATAGGTCACGGGTACGGCTGTAACGATGCGGTTGATATGCCATCACTAAGCGTTTATCTGGCCAACCTGCTCGCGCCGCTTTAATCGTTGCTAATACTTCACTTGGATGATGGCCGTAGTCGTCTACGAGCATCACACTGCCATTAGGCGTATCGAATTCACCTACATGCTGAAAACGACGGCCTATGCCTTCAAATTTTGCAAGTGCTTCTACAATCGCACTATCATCAATGTCATCTTCACTGGCGACAGCTATCGCGGCTAATGCATTAAGTACGTTATGCTCTCCAGGTAAATTAACCACAAAATCGACATTCTCTTTACCATGGCGCTTAACGGTAAAACTTGATTGGTAGCCATTCTGGGCAAAATTAATCGCCTGAACATCAGCCTCTTCGCTAAAACCATAAGTGACAATTTTACGACCTATTCGCGGCATAATTTCACCAATAACCTCATCGTCAATGCACATAACTGCCACACCGTAAAAGGGTAAATTATGCAAAAAATCGACAAAAGTGTTTTTCAACTTTTCAAAATCACCACCATAGGTATCCATGTGATCGGCTTCGATATTGGTGATCACACTCACCATTGGCTGCAAATGTAAAAAGCTTGCATCGCTTTCATCGGCTTCGGCAATGAGATAACGACTTGTGCCTAAACGTGCATTAGTACCTGCACTATTGAGCAAACCACCAATCACAAATGTTGGATCTCGTCCAGCTTGACCATAGACACTGGCGATTAGACTGGTTGTCGTGGTTTTACCATGGGTGCCAGCAATCGCAACACCATGACGATAACGCATTAACTCGGCCAGCATCTCTGCACGGCGCACGATCGGAACGCGTAACTCTTTAGCAGCAATAATCTCAGGATTTTGCTGGTTAATGGCAGTCGAAACGACAACCACATCAACCTGTTCAACACTTTGGGCCTGATGGCCAATAATGATTTTTGCGCCTAAACTCGCCAAACGTTCAGTGACTCTATTGATGGCGATATCCGAACCACTGACTTGATAACCTTCGTTCAAAAGTACTT from Shewanella psychromarinicola includes the following:
- the ftsZ gene encoding cell division protein FtsZ → MFEIMDTHSDEAVIKVIGVGGGGGNAVEHMVKHSIEGVEFIVTNTDAQALRKSSAGSTIQLGRDVTKGLGAGANPDVGRQAAEEDRENIRAAIKGSDMIFIAAGMGGGTGTGAAPVVAEIAREEGILTVAVVTKPFPFEGKKRMAYAELGIAELAKHVDSLITIPNEKLLKVLGRGTSLLDAFAAANNVLLGAVQGIAELITRPGLINVDFADVKTVMSEMGNAMMGTGVARGDDRAEEAAEAAVASPLLEDIDLAGARGVLVNITAGMDITIEELETVGNHVKAYASENATVVVGAVIDPEMSDELRVTVVATGIGAEKKPDIQLVSKPVARPEPVVMEPRPEPVDEVVSQQSYAASKGNAVPQTQTQTQPVPRTDADYLDIPAFLRKQAD
- the ftsA gene encoding cell division protein FtsA; the protein is MTKNQERNLIVGLDIGTSKVAVIIGEVLPDGEISVIGLGNHPSRGMDKGGVNDLDSIVRSVQRALDQAELMADCQVSSVYLSISGKHIACQNENGMVSINDEEVTQEDVDNVIHTARSVKIPTERRILHVLPQEYSIDVQDGIKSPIGMSGMRMEAKAHIVTCANDMAKNITKSVERCGLKVDDLVFSGIASADSVLTNDEKDLGVCIVDIGGGTTDIAVYTNGALRHCAVIPVAGNQVTSDIAKIFRTPLTHAEQIKVQFASARSSTVSREDSIEVPSVGGRPSRSMSRHTLAEVVEPRYQELFELVLKQLQDSGLEDQIAAGIVLTGGTSSISGAVEIAEATFGMPVRVASPLPVKGLYEYVDQPIYSTGIGLLHYGARRVIERQFERPERQGVTSFLNRVKSWFKGEF
- a CDS encoding cell division protein FtsQ/DivIB, which translates into the protein MSWSDKGRQLKHKLARVNWYFCTGVVFLCSVLGTVVWGGVQLHDLLNDADTLPIEAVAIKGERIYTTDDEIKNALQSLMQSSFFNADVVDVQKALEALPWVYHASVRREWPAKFKVTLQEQQAVAHWNEVSWLNINGEIFDALAHPEHDALPKLSGPEGTEIEVLTSYQQLDDLLTINEFKLASLRLSPRHAWHAVLANGIEIELGREDKMSRIQRFINVYPTLKQSNKPVATVDLRYDTGFAVGWDDSKQRVDNK
- the murC gene encoding UDP-N-acetylmuramate--L-alanine ligase, which produces MTKTERYAQLRSMIPEMRRIKRIHFVGIGGAGMGGIAEVLLNEGYQVSGSDIAINRVTERLASLGAKIIIGHQAQSVEQVDVVVVSTAINQQNPEIIAAKELRVPIVRRAEMLAELMRYRHGVAIAGTHGKTTTTSLIASVYGQAGRDPTFVIGGLLNSAGTNARLGTSRYLIAEADESDASFLHLQPMVSVITNIEADHMDTYGGDFEKLKNTFVDFLHNLPFYGVAVMCIDDEVIGEIMPRIGRKIVTYGFSEEADVQAINFAQNGYQSSFTVKRHGKENVDFVVNLPGEHNVLNALAAIAVASEDDIDDSAIVEALAKFEGIGRRFQHVGEFDTPNGSVMLVDDYGHHPSEVLATIKAARAGWPDKRLVMAYQPHRYSRTRDLYEDFVDVLSQVDCLLLLDVYAAGEAPIPGADGRSLCRSIRLRGQLDPIFIASPDQLASVLSDVLQHGDLFLTQGAGNIGSLSKELAQNNLGCKVPAEGQ